A region from the Citrobacter koseri ATCC BAA-895 genome encodes:
- a CDS encoding FliA/WhiG family RNA polymerase sigma factor, giving the protein MMDFIASETLTPADEARYVSTYLPLVNKVVKQLAYQTSSVIDRDDMEQIALMGLLTSLRRYGHPDEQFAAYAIQRVRGAVLDELRLLDWRPRRLRQKTHKLNDAIREIARQLGRTPSFEDISHHLSITAEEYQEYLLLDCAKTLESLDDLLGNDVYAGALDSRPLEEEIIVSRTLRNALASLDEREQLILTLYYQHEMSLKEIALVLNLTEARVCQLNKIIAQKIQSFFQK; this is encoded by the coding sequence ATGATGGATTTTATCGCAAGTGAAACGCTGACGCCTGCGGATGAAGCGCGCTATGTCAGCACGTATCTGCCGCTCGTCAACAAAGTGGTGAAGCAACTCGCTTACCAGACCAGTAGCGTTATTGATCGGGATGATATGGAACAGATCGCGCTAATGGGGTTATTAACCTCGTTGCGCCGTTACGGTCATCCTGATGAGCAGTTTGCCGCTTATGCCATACAACGCGTTCGCGGCGCGGTACTGGATGAGCTGCGGTTGCTTGACTGGCGTCCGCGTCGTTTGCGACAGAAAACGCATAAGCTCAATGATGCGATCCGCGAGATTGCGCGTCAGCTGGGGCGTACGCCCAGCTTTGAGGATATCAGCCACCATCTTTCCATTACGGCTGAAGAGTATCAGGAATATCTCTTACTCGATTGCGCCAAAACGCTGGAGAGTCTCGACGATCTTTTGGGTAATGACGTATATGCGGGGGCGCTGGATAGCCGTCCGCTTGAAGAAGAGATCATCGTCAGCAGAACGTTACGCAACGCGTTGGCGAGTCTTGATGAGCGTGAGCAACTTATTCTCACGCTCTATTACCAGCATGAAATGAGCCTGAAGGAAATTGCGCTGGTCCTCAATTTAACCGAGGCCAGGGTATGTCAGCTCAATAAAATCATTGCGCAAAAAATTCAGTCT
- a CDS encoding flagellar basal body-associated FliL family protein, whose protein sequence is MNAKTISFGLAIALVTALLTACLTVAGTWLLRADTASESNPLTSLFKSSTPQQVEFVEIKNILITLKGKGNAERYLMLELNLATMSAENARTAQDMIPAIRGATVNLFSEMDYDAVRALSVSNLHDKLKAAYAARFDSLKMDVPFDDVIISKMVFQ, encoded by the coding sequence ATGAACGCAAAAACAATCTCCTTTGGGCTGGCGATCGCTTTGGTTACCGCTTTACTGACGGCATGTTTAACCGTTGCCGGCACCTGGCTACTTCGCGCGGACACGGCATCGGAGAGCAATCCGTTGACGAGCTTATTTAAATCCTCCACGCCGCAACAGGTGGAGTTCGTGGAAATTAAAAACATCCTCATCACCCTGAAAGGGAAAGGTAATGCGGAGCGTTATCTGATGCTGGAACTGAACCTGGCGACCATGAGCGCGGAAAACGCGCGGACGGCGCAAGACATGATCCCTGCGATTCGTGGAGCGACCGTCAATCTGTTTTCCGAAATGGACTATGACGCCGTGCGTGCGCTAAGCGTCAGCAACCTGCACGACAAACTCAAAGCCGCCTATGCCGCCAGATTCGACAGCCTGAAGATGGACGTCCCCTTTGATGACGTCATCATCAGCAAAATGGTCTTCCAGTGA